From the genome of Halorussus caseinilyticus, one region includes:
- a CDS encoding DUF7503 family protein has protein sequence MSKNTMLDTLAQHPRLIGFLFTTGMVLVQAGNVAANNTGMTNGP, from the coding sequence ATGTCGAAGAACACCATGCTCGACACGCTCGCACAGCACCCGCGACTAATCGGCTTCCTGTTCACCACCGGGATGGTTCTGGTACAGGCAGGGAATGTCGCGGCGAACAATACAGGAATGACGAACGGACCATAA